The DNA region GCAACGCATAAACCCAAAACATTAGAAACGCTCCGGATTCACGAGCGCGATCACGAGGTACACGAGCGCCGCGACGCCGAGCGCTGCGGCAATGATTTCAGCGACGATCATAACTTCGAGACCGCCCTTCCGAGTAGCCCGAGCACGCCAAAGAGGGCGACCACCCCGAGCACAAAGACCACGTCAAGCACGACCGTCTCCATTCGAACACCTGCGGCAGCGAAACCCGCATGCCGCGCGCCCCAACCGGCGCACCCCTAATGAAGCACCCGGCAGCCTCCGCCGCCAGGCCTCCTAACGGAACCCATACGGCTTTGACGCGACGTGCCGGGAAACGCTAACGGGTTCGTGACGGGGGTGTGCTCTCGGCGGGTGTCGCGGCAGGGGCTCTGTGTTTCGGCGGGGGGTCGCTGTTTCGGGCCGGTGCGCGCTGTTTTCCGGTTCACTTGACGAAAAGCAGGGTGTTTTCGCCTCAACACCCTGCTTTTCGTCAAGTAGACCGCGAAAGGGCCGACAAGCAGCCGAACGCTGGGCCCCGAACGCCCCGCACCCGCAGCCCCGAACGCCCCGCACCCCGCCCTACACGTTCAGCCGCTTCTTCAGCTCGTGCCGCACCTCGGCGCCTCGCGTAGTTTGCAGGAGGGCGAGGGTGATGACGCTCAGCGATCCGCAGATGAGCGATGGAATCGACGTGCTGACCCAGCCGAGCACCAAGAAGACGATGGGCGCGAGGCCGAGCAACACCGTGACGACGGTGTAGAGAATGTGGTCACCCACCTCGATGCGGGTGAGTTGCACCGTGATCATGAGCGCGAGAATCGACGATCCGCACACGATCGGGATCGTGAAACTGAGCGACCATCCGTGCCAGCCTGTCAGGTAGTCCCAGTAGACGCTCATGGCGCTGACGATCACGACGAGGTACAGGGTGCCCTTCGCGAGGTTGTGGCGTTTGCGCACCGCCATGATGGTGACGAGCCACAGGGTCACGATGGCGAGCCACACGATGCGCAGCGCGCCCGGCGCTCCCTGCTGCCCACTGAAGAGCAGTTGCGCGGCGAGCGAGAGCACGATCATCGCGAGCGACGTGAGGAAGAGGGCGCGAAACAGGCGCCGGCGCGAGAAGGCGAGTGGAATCGAGGGCAGCGGATCGGGCCTCGCCACAGCCACGCCAGAGGCCCCGGCCCCACCCGCAGCGGCGTCAGCCCCGCACAGCGGGCACCTCGCCCACGCGCCCTCGAGCTGCACAGCGCACTCGTCGCATCCCGTCACGGGGCCACCACCGCCCGCTGCTGCTCGTCGAGCTCCTGCTCGGTGACGCGGGTCGCCGCGACCGTGACGTGCACGCCCGCCTCGGTGAGGCGCCTGGCGAACTCGCGCACGTGGTCGGTCTCGACGAAGGGCGAGGTGAAGCTGATGGTGAGCTCGCCCGCGTGCGACATGGCG from Leucobacter sp. UCMA 4100 includes:
- a CDS encoding potassium-transporting ATPase subunit F; translated protein: MIVAEIIAAALGVAALVYLVIALVNPERF
- a CDS encoding DUF6320 domain-containing protein; its protein translation is MQLEGAWARCPLCGADAAAGGAGASGVAVARPDPLPSIPLAFSRRRLFRALFLTSLAMIVLSLAAQLLFSGQQGAPGALRIVWLAIVTLWLVTIMAVRKRHNLAKGTLYLVVIVSAMSVYWDYLTGWHGWSLSFTIPIVCGSSILALMITVQLTRIEVGDHILYTVVTVLLGLAPIVFLVLGWVSTSIPSLICGSLSVITLALLQTTRGAEVRHELKKRLNV